In one Streptomyces venezuelae genomic region, the following are encoded:
- a CDS encoding ROK family transcriptional regulator, with protein MNLPALRGHNAALVLDLLRAAGGTGISRLELAERTGLTPQAVSKITARLRAEGLAAEAGRRASTGGKPRTVLRLVPGAGHAVGLHLDRDELTAVLVDLTGTVVAERRAPLAFGAGARAVVEAAAGEVRELLDAAGRGEGAGPVSGVGVALPGPLDHVEGVLHRVTGFPEWDGFPLRDALEERLGLPVTVDKDTNAAALGLALAGAADSFAYVHLGTGLGAGLVLGGAVHRGARTGAGEFGHQVLQLDGPRCECGDRGCVEALCLAAVARGEVEEAARVLGTAAGNLVGLLDIDRVLLGGRTVFAAEDVFVRGVGAVVAERVRRGGGRGGGGADGGADGGADGATQGPVPVPVSLAPGGERAVAEGAAQLVLAPVFGRADVAFPARRGGRG; from the coding sequence GTGAACCTGCCGGCGCTGCGCGGGCACAACGCGGCGCTCGTACTCGATCTGCTGCGGGCCGCGGGCGGGACCGGCATCAGCCGCCTGGAGCTCGCCGAGCGCACCGGGCTCACGCCGCAGGCGGTCAGCAAGATCACGGCGCGGCTGCGGGCGGAGGGTCTCGCGGCGGAGGCGGGCCGTCGCGCCTCGACGGGCGGCAAGCCCCGTACGGTGCTGCGCCTCGTGCCCGGCGCGGGCCACGCGGTCGGCCTCCACCTGGACAGGGACGAGCTGACGGCCGTCCTCGTGGACCTGACCGGCACGGTCGTCGCCGAACGCCGCGCCCCGCTCGCCTTCGGCGCGGGGGCGCGGGCGGTCGTGGAGGCGGCGGCCGGTGAGGTGCGGGAGCTGCTGGACGCGGCGGGGCGTGGTGAGGGCGCCGGGCCGGTCTCCGGGGTCGGGGTCGCGCTGCCCGGCCCGCTCGACCACGTGGAGGGGGTGCTGCACCGGGTCACCGGGTTTCCGGAGTGGGACGGGTTCCCTCTGCGGGACGCGCTCGAGGAACGGCTCGGGCTGCCGGTCACGGTCGACAAGGACACGAACGCCGCGGCGCTCGGCCTCGCTCTCGCGGGCGCCGCGGACTCCTTCGCGTACGTCCATCTGGGTACGGGGCTCGGCGCCGGCCTCGTGCTCGGCGGGGCCGTCCACCGCGGGGCGCGCACGGGGGCGGGGGAGTTCGGGCACCAGGTGCTCCAGCTGGACGGGCCGCGGTGCGAGTGCGGGGACCGGGGGTGCGTGGAGGCGCTCTGCCTCGCCGCGGTCGCGCGGGGCGAGGTCGAGGAGGCGGCGCGGGTGCTCGGCACGGCCGCGGGGAACCTCGTCGGGCTCCTCGACATCGACCGCGTGCTGCTCGGGGGGCGGACGGTGTTCGCGGCGGAGGACGTCTTCGTACGCGGGGTGGGGGCGGTCGTCGCGGAACGGGTCCGGCGCGGGGGCGGGAGAGGGGGCGGAGGAGCGGACGGGGGCGCGGACGGGGGTGCGGACGGGGCGACCCAGGGTCCCGTGCCGGTGCCGGTGAGTCTTGCTCCCGGTGGGGAGCGGGCCGTCGCGGAGGGCGCGGCGCAGCTCGTCCTCGCGCCCGTCTTCGGCCGCGCGGACGTGGCCTTTCCCGCGCGCCGCGGGGGCCGGGGCTGA
- a CDS encoding GntR family transcriptional regulator yields MDNLTPEPPAHLLTQAPGAPIRSGIPEHGRIPKYYAVKARIAGLIEELGDGQTLPTERDLAERYEVARETVRQALRELLLEGRLRRQGRGTVVAGPKLEQPLSLASYTEGVRRQGRTPGRNLISLDRFPCPAPLAAEIGAEPGAPVWHMERVLLADDERVGLESTYVSVSRAPRLDVDFEPDSSFYAYLRESLGISFGDADERIETVLATPREALLIGTPPALPMLLIHRLSRDTDRRPLERVRTLYRGDRFSFTTHLG; encoded by the coding sequence GTGGACAACCTCACCCCCGAACCCCCCGCCCACCTGCTGACGCAGGCACCCGGCGCGCCCATCCGGTCCGGCATTCCCGAGCACGGGCGCATCCCGAAGTACTACGCCGTGAAGGCCAGGATCGCGGGGCTCATCGAGGAGTTGGGGGACGGGCAGACGCTGCCCACCGAGCGCGACCTCGCCGAGCGGTACGAGGTGGCGCGCGAGACCGTGCGGCAGGCGTTGCGGGAACTGCTCCTGGAGGGGCGGCTCCGCAGGCAGGGGCGCGGCACCGTCGTCGCGGGGCCCAAGCTGGAGCAGCCGCTGTCGCTCGCGAGTTACACGGAAGGCGTGCGGAGGCAGGGGCGTACGCCGGGACGCAACCTCATCTCCCTCGACCGCTTCCCGTGCCCCGCCCCCCTCGCCGCCGAGATCGGCGCCGAACCGGGCGCTCCCGTCTGGCACATGGAGCGCGTCCTGCTCGCCGACGACGAGCGGGTCGGCCTGGAGAGCACCTACGTGTCCGTGTCCCGCGCACCCCGCCTCGACGTCGACTTCGAACCCGACTCGTCCTTCTACGCGTACCTGCGCGAGAGCCTCGGCATCTCCTTCGGCGACGCCGACGAGAGGATCGAGACGGTCCTCGCCACCCCCCGCGAGGCCCTTCTCATCGGGACGCCGCCCGCCCTCCCGATGCTGCTGATCCACCGGCTCTCCCGGGACACGGACCGCAGGCCGCTCGAACGCGTACGCACCCTCTACCGCGGGGACCGGTTCTCCTTCACCACCCACCTCGGCTGA
- a CDS encoding TIGR03364 family FAD-dependent oxidoreductase, with the protein MRVIVVGAGVVGTMHAWHALDRGHEVVQIERESEARGASLRNFGQIWVSGRAGGEELDTALRARELWEEIGARVPGLGFRANGSLTPVRNDREHAVAESALARTDAAARGYKLLTSDEARALNPALRGEFSGALWCERDAAVEPRTAQLRLREALSASPRYTFLPGREVRDVVGESAVRDDHGDVHRGDAVVLATGAWLGGLVRELAGPDLPVRRVRLQMMQTEPLGEPLTTSVADADSFRYYPAYKSDALDALDAGQPQTPTAAAHKMQLLMVQREDGGLTIGDTHEYEHPFAFDTVEDPYEHLTEVVEGFLGRPLPKVRRRWAGVYAQCVDTSRVVHRQQVRDGVWLVTGPGGRGMTCSPAIAEKTADELGW; encoded by the coding sequence GTGAGAGTCATCGTCGTAGGAGCCGGCGTGGTGGGAACCATGCACGCCTGGCACGCACTGGACCGCGGCCACGAGGTCGTACAGATCGAGCGAGAGAGCGAGGCGCGGGGCGCGTCGCTGCGCAACTTCGGACAGATATGGGTGAGCGGCCGGGCGGGCGGCGAGGAGCTCGACACCGCCCTGCGCGCCCGCGAACTGTGGGAGGAGATCGGCGCCCGCGTCCCGGGCCTCGGGTTCCGGGCCAACGGCTCCCTCACCCCCGTCCGCAACGACCGCGAGCACGCCGTCGCCGAGTCCGCGCTCGCCCGCACCGACGCGGCCGCCCGCGGGTACAAGCTGCTCACCTCCGACGAGGCACGGGCGCTCAACCCGGCCCTGCGCGGCGAGTTCAGCGGCGCCCTGTGGTGCGAGCGGGACGCGGCCGTCGAGCCGCGCACCGCCCAGCTGAGGCTGCGGGAGGCGCTGTCCGCGTCGCCCCGCTACACCTTCCTGCCCGGCCGCGAGGTCCGTGACGTCGTCGGCGAGAGCGCCGTGCGCGACGACCACGGCGACGTGCACCGCGGCGACGCCGTCGTCCTCGCCACCGGCGCCTGGCTCGGCGGCCTCGTCCGCGAGCTCGCCGGACCCGACCTGCCCGTGCGCCGCGTACGGCTGCAGATGATGCAGACCGAGCCCCTCGGTGAGCCGCTCACCACCTCGGTCGCCGACGCGGACAGCTTCCGCTACTACCCGGCGTACAAGTCGGACGCCCTCGACGCGCTCGACGCCGGGCAGCCGCAGACGCCGACCGCCGCCGCGCACAAGATGCAGCTGCTCATGGTGCAGCGCGAGGACGGCGGCCTCACCATCGGCGACACCCACGAGTACGAGCACCCCTTCGCCTTCGACACCGTCGAGGACCCCTACGAACACCTCACCGAGGTCGTCGAGGGCTTCCTCGGCCGCCCGCTGCCGAAGGTCAGGCGGCGCTGGGCCGGGGTGTACGCGCAGTGCGTCGACACGAGCCGTGTCGTGCACCGGCAGCAGGTGCGCGACGGCGTGTGGCTGGTCACCGGGCCCGGCGGGCGCGGCATGACCTGCTCGCCCGCCATCGCCGAGAAGACCGCCGACGAGCTGGGATGGTGA
- a CDS encoding phosphonatase-like hydrolase, whose translation MRGTAADGSRIGLVVLDMAGTTVADGGLVEQAFAAAARELGVEPGSADHAAKLEYVRATMGESKISVFRHLFGEEKRARQANVAFEKAYGTLVEAGRIAPVPGAREAIEELADDGRTVVLTTGFARVTQDAILDALGWRDLVGLTLCPADAGGRGRPYPDMVLAAFLRTGAVDGVRDVAVAGDTAYDMLSGVRSGACVVAGVLTGAHDGAALREAGATHVLGSVAELPAVLRGVG comes from the coding sequence ATGCGGGGAACCGCCGCGGACGGCAGCCGGATCGGCCTCGTCGTGCTCGACATGGCCGGGACCACCGTCGCCGACGGAGGCCTCGTCGAGCAGGCCTTCGCCGCCGCCGCGCGCGAACTCGGCGTCGAGCCCGGCTCGGCCGACCACGCCGCGAAACTGGAGTACGTCCGCGCCACCATGGGCGAGTCCAAGATCTCCGTCTTCCGGCACCTGTTCGGCGAGGAGAAGCGCGCGCGGCAGGCGAACGTCGCCTTCGAGAAGGCGTACGGGACGCTCGTCGAGGCCGGCCGCATCGCACCCGTCCCCGGTGCCCGCGAGGCCATCGAGGAGCTCGCGGACGACGGCCGCACCGTCGTCCTCACCACGGGGTTCGCCCGCGTCACCCAGGACGCCATCCTCGACGCGCTCGGGTGGCGGGACCTGGTCGGCCTCACCCTGTGCCCCGCCGACGCGGGCGGCCGCGGGCGCCCCTACCCGGACATGGTGCTCGCCGCCTTCCTGCGGACCGGCGCCGTGGACGGCGTGCGGGACGTCGCCGTCGCGGGCGACACGGCCTACGACATGCTCAGCGGCGTACGCTCCGGCGCCTGTGTGGTCGCGGGAGTGCTCACCGGCGCCCACGACGGCGCCGCGCTGCGCGAGGCGGGCGCCACGCACGTACTCGGCTCCGTCGCCGAACTGCCCGCCGTCCTCCGGGGAGTCGGCTGA
- a CDS encoding ABC transporter ATP-binding protein: MGSGIRFDRVSVAYDGNTVLDSLDLTVAPGEVMALLGPSGSGKTTALRAVAGFVRPVSGRVFLGERDVTDLPPHQRGIGMVVQQYALFPHMRVGDNVAFGLRARKAAKGDIGARVAEALDMVGMASYAERYPRELSGGQQQRVAIARALAIRPDVLLLDEPLSALDAQLRSGMLGELASLHRELPEVSILYVTHDQVEALTLADRIAVMDRARLRDCGTPQELYRAPRTEFTASFVGNANLLAVTVGADGVSLGDARLKVDTGSVAAGVTATLCVRPHLVGLGEGPNALTGRVTEVQWRGATHRVYVDVAGERVKADLRELRDPPAIGDVVTLHFAPEDAVLLAGGVTDG; the protein is encoded by the coding sequence ATGGGCAGCGGCATCCGCTTCGACCGGGTCTCCGTCGCGTACGACGGGAACACCGTCCTCGACTCCCTCGACCTGACCGTGGCGCCCGGCGAGGTCATGGCCCTGCTCGGGCCCTCGGGGTCCGGCAAGACCACCGCGCTGCGGGCCGTCGCGGGGTTCGTGCGGCCCGTGTCCGGGCGGGTGTTCCTCGGGGAGCGCGACGTCACGGACCTGCCGCCGCACCAGCGGGGCATCGGCATGGTCGTCCAGCAGTACGCGCTCTTCCCGCACATGCGGGTCGGGGACAACGTGGCCTTCGGCCTGAGGGCGCGGAAGGCGGCCAAGGGGGACATCGGAGCACGGGTCGCCGAAGCGCTCGACATGGTCGGCATGGCCTCGTACGCCGAGCGGTACCCGCGCGAGCTCTCGGGCGGCCAGCAGCAGCGCGTCGCCATCGCGCGGGCGCTCGCCATCCGGCCCGACGTCCTCCTGCTCGACGAGCCGCTGTCCGCGCTCGACGCACAGCTGCGCTCGGGCATGCTGGGCGAACTCGCGAGCCTGCACCGCGAGTTGCCGGAGGTCTCGATCCTGTACGTCACCCACGACCAGGTCGAGGCGCTCACCCTCGCCGACCGGATCGCCGTCATGGACCGGGCGCGCCTCCGGGACTGCGGGACACCCCAGGAGTTGTACCGGGCGCCGCGTACGGAGTTCACCGCGTCCTTCGTCGGCAACGCGAACCTCCTCGCGGTGACGGTGGGGGCGGACGGGGTGTCCCTCGGCGACGCCCGGCTGAAGGTCGACACGGGGAGCGTGGCCGCCGGGGTGACGGCCACGCTCTGCGTGCGGCCGCATCTGGTCGGACTCGGGGAGGGCCCCAATGCCCTCACCGGTCGGGTCACCGAGGTCCAGTGGCGGGGCGCCACGCATCGGGTGTACGTCGATGTCGCCGGGGAGCGGGTGAAGGCGGACCTCCGGGAACTCCGCGATCCGCCCGCCATCGGTGACGTGGTCACCCTGCACTTCGCGCCCGAGGACGCGGTGCTCCTGGCCGGAGGGGTGACCGATGGGTAG
- a CDS encoding 2-aminoethylphosphonate ABC transporter permease subunit, translating to MPRVVWVLPPVALLGVFFLYPLFLVVQQSVRPDTGGTSLQPYSDVFASEAFREALGTTVWLALGATVGCLVLGFALALVIAFVPFPGGKAVAKFIDVFLSFPSFLITLALLFLYGTKGMANGVWTDATGAAEGPVQFLTTPWGVLLAEITYFTPFVMRPLLAAFSQIDTAQIEVASSLGARPARIVRRVILPEALPALAAGGSLVLVMCLNEFGIVLFTGAKGVTTLPMLVYSKAILESDYPAACVVAVVNIVISVGLYGLYRVVSRRVGA from the coding sequence ATGCCGCGGGTCGTTTGGGTCCTGCCACCCGTTGCCCTGCTCGGGGTCTTCTTTCTCTACCCCCTCTTCCTCGTCGTGCAGCAGTCCGTGCGGCCCGACACCGGCGGGACCTCCCTTCAGCCCTACTCCGACGTGTTCGCCTCCGAGGCGTTCCGGGAGGCGCTCGGGACCACCGTGTGGCTGGCGCTCGGGGCGACCGTCGGGTGTCTCGTGCTCGGGTTCGCGCTCGCGCTGGTCATCGCCTTCGTGCCGTTCCCCGGCGGGAAGGCCGTCGCGAAGTTCATCGACGTGTTCCTGTCCTTCCCGTCCTTCCTGATCACGCTCGCCCTCCTCTTCCTCTACGGGACGAAGGGCATGGCCAACGGCGTGTGGACGGACGCGACCGGCGCCGCCGAGGGGCCGGTCCAGTTCCTGACCACGCCGTGGGGCGTGCTGCTCGCCGAGATCACGTACTTCACGCCCTTCGTGATGCGGCCCCTGCTCGCCGCGTTCTCGCAGATCGACACCGCGCAGATCGAGGTCGCGTCGAGCCTCGGCGCCCGGCCGGCCCGCATCGTGCGCCGCGTCATCCTGCCCGAGGCGCTGCCCGCGCTCGCCGCGGGCGGCAGCCTCGTCCTCGTCATGTGCCTGAACGAGTTCGGGATCGTCCTCTTCACGGGGGCCAAGGGCGTCACGACCCTGCCGATGCTCGTCTACAGCAAGGCCATCCTCGAGTCCGACTACCCGGCCGCCTGCGTCGTCGCCGTCGTCAACATCGTGATCTCCGTGGGCCTCTACGGCCTGTACCGGGTGGTGAGCCGTCGTGTTGGTGCATAG